Proteins from a genomic interval of Sparus aurata chromosome 21, fSpaAur1.1, whole genome shotgun sequence:
- the rnf182 gene encoding E3 ubiquitin-protein ligase RNF182 — translation MMIDLQSTDDGGGGCGHLDILSTEELECKICYCAYNLGSRRPKVLECCHRLCAKCLAKILDLGESPPNAVVCPFCRYVTRLPGEAVSSLPDDCNLVAALALQSRNQRNLHFHQEATTELLLSPGRLSSLMSSSLPVTSPSSSSSSASSSTTYSSIRSSPNFVVITIMEPPPVPTSSHDLHRQPRGSHTSSQGYRSSSLDSMASITQRWTVWNCAALLCQTSARALVWVLGLLYFSSLPMGVYLLIMQRTTLGVLLVSLVPASLIMIMVYGFCQCICHELWDCMPP, via the coding sequence ATGATGATTGATCTGCAGAGCACGGACGATGGTGGAGGTGGTTGTGGCCATTTGGACATACtgagcacagaggagctggagtgTAAGATCTGCTACTGTGCCTACAACCTGGGGAGTCGCCGGCCGAAGGTGCTCGAGTGCTGCCATCGTCTTTGCGCCAAGTGCCTCGCTAAGATCCTGGACCTGGGTGAGTCGCCTCCAAACGCTGTGGTGTGCCCGTTCTGCCGCTATGTCACCAGACTGCCCGGGGAGGCCGTGAGCAGCCTGCCGGATGACTGCAACCTGGTGGCGGCGCTCGCCCTCCAAAGCAGGAATCAGAGGAACCTCCACTTCCACCAGGAGGCGaccacagagctgctcctcagCCCCGGCCGCCTGAGCTCCCTGATGAGTAGCAGCCTGCCTGTGAcatccccttcctcctcctcctcctccgcttcTTCCTCCACCACATACTCCTCCATCCGGAGCTCCCCTAACTTTGTGGTCATTACCATCATGGAGCCTCCGCCGGTGCCGACATCCTCCCATGATCTGCACCGCCAGCCACGTGGATCTCACACATCGAGCCAGGGCTACCGCTCATCCAGTCTAGACTCCATGGCGTCCATCACGCAGAGGTGGACGGTGTGGAACTGCGCGGCCCTCCTGTGCCAGACCTCGGCCCGGGCGCTGGTGTGGGTGCTGGGGCTGCTGTACTTCAGCTCGCTGCCCATGGGGGTCTACCTGCTCATCATGCAGAGGACAACGCTTGGTGTGCTGCTGGTGAGCCTGGTTCCCGCCAGCCTCATCATGATCATGGTCTACGGGTTCTGCCAGTGTATCTGCCATGAGTTGTGGGACTGCATGCCGCCGTAA